A region of the Candidatus Omnitrophota bacterium genome:
TAAGAAGTTTGTTAATTGTACACCTACGCGGTGTGTCTGCACACCGCGTAGGTGTAAGATCGGTGCCGAAGAGCGTCGTATCCTGCCCTACCAGGTTTATTTCCGATATATGCGCGCGCCGAGAGGCATCTTCTACCTCGCGAAGGACCGATTCCAAGGGCCTGCTACGGTAATCGCCTTTTATATCGGGGATAACGCAAAAACTGCATCTATTCCGACAGCCCTCCGATATCTTAACATACATATAATGAGGCGGCGTTATTTTGACTCGCGGATGTGTGTGACTGTAAATGAAAGAATGGGTTTTGGATATTTCCGATACGGCTTCTTTATTATTCAACTTGCCGATAAGCGCGCCGATTTTTTCAATATCTCCGCATCCGATAAAGCCGTCGACTTCCGGCATATCCTTCATGAGGGCGTTGCCGTATCGCTCGGCAAGGCAGCCGGCAACGATGACCTTTGATAAACGGCCTTTCTTCTTGAGGTCTATCACCTCAAGGATCATGTCTATGGATTCCCGCTTAGCTTCATCTATGAAGGCGCATGTATTTATTATACCGATGTCAGCTTCGACGAGCTCCGAAATCTGGAAACCATTATCCTCCAGTATGCCGAGCAATATTTCCGAATCTACGAGGTTACGCGGGCAGCCAAGGCTTATTATTCCGACCTTTGTCTTATGTATAGAGGGGCACTGAGGCTTCATTTTGGTTCAAGGTCTACGCCTTCGTGAGTAATGCGGATGTTGCGCGTGGGGCTCTTGGAAAAATCGATATCTTTTCCGTTTACGTTCATCTTCAATGCTTCGGGCTTTCCTATTTCGTCCAATTTTATCTCTTTTTCCGCCCTCCACGTCTCTTTTGATTTCTTGGAAAGGATATTATGAAACGCGACCTTACCGTCCACTGTGACTTTGAGCCAAACGTCATTGGAGGCATTTAGGGTAAGCGTT
Encoded here:
- the rimO gene encoding 30S ribosomal protein S12 methylthiotransferase RimO, producing the protein MKPQCPSIHKTKVGIISLGCPRNLVDSEILLGILEDNGFQISELVEADIGIINTCAFIDEAKRESIDMILEVIDLKKKGRLSKVIVAGCLAERYGNALMKDMPEVDGFIGCGDIEKIGALIGKLNNKEAVSEISKTHSFIYSHTHPRVKITPPHYMYVKISEGCRNRCSFCVIPDIKGDYRSRPLESVLREVEDASRRAHISEINLVGQDTTLFGTDLTPTRCADTPRRCTINKLLKQLCAFNKYKRWIRLLYTYPSHIDDSLISLFADEKSLCKYIDLPVQHINDRILKAMNRHMSKRDICGIIEKIRKAIPGVTLRSSIIVGFPGETEKEFKELVDFIKDVKFERLGVFTYSREEGTPAYSYKDQISEKIKLERFNTLMSLQRDIAEDINRSFLGKTIDVLIDEKDEDAEDSYIGRTEGDAPEVDGEVFVKGRGLKPGDFAKVKITGTLEYDLMGEALE